From Bifidobacterium longum subsp. longum JCM 1217, one genomic window encodes:
- the pheS gene encoding phenylalanine--tRNA ligase subunit alpha, with protein sequence MAEQMVFDADQVTAEVAEGIEKIQNASNLEELKAIKTTYAGADSAMTKASKAIGSLPADQKKEAGKLMGKLRADFGRAYGPKEVELKEAAEKAALAAETVDMTLPVSRKPLGARHPLPKLMEDVEDFFISMGWQISSGPEIEAEWYNFDSLNFGPDHPARQMQDTFYVKGNQAKDAAGFVGSNMVVRTQTSSDQVRALLTRGVPLYIASPGRVFRTDELDATHTPVFHQCEALAVDKHLTMADLKGVLDKLAVAMFGPEAKTRLRPSYFPFTEPSAELDLWFPDKKGGPGWLEWGGCGMVNPNVLKSAGIDPDVYTGFAFGVGMERTLLLRSDINDMHDLVEGDVRFAEQFVMGE encoded by the coding sequence CCTCCAACCTGGAGGAGCTCAAGGCCATCAAGACAACGTACGCAGGTGCCGATTCGGCGATGACCAAGGCCAGCAAGGCCATTGGCTCCCTGCCCGCCGACCAGAAGAAGGAAGCCGGCAAGCTCATGGGCAAGCTGCGCGCCGACTTCGGCCGCGCCTATGGTCCCAAGGAGGTCGAGCTCAAGGAAGCCGCCGAGAAGGCCGCGCTTGCCGCCGAAACCGTGGATATGACGCTGCCGGTGAGCCGTAAGCCTCTGGGCGCCCGTCACCCGCTGCCTAAGCTGATGGAGGACGTCGAGGACTTCTTCATCTCCATGGGCTGGCAGATCTCCTCCGGCCCGGAAATCGAAGCCGAATGGTACAACTTCGACTCCCTGAATTTCGGCCCGGACCATCCGGCCCGCCAGATGCAGGACACCTTCTACGTCAAGGGCAATCAAGCCAAGGACGCCGCCGGTTTCGTCGGCTCCAACATGGTGGTGCGTACGCAGACCTCCTCCGATCAGGTCCGTGCCCTCCTGACCCGTGGAGTGCCGCTGTACATCGCGTCCCCGGGCCGCGTGTTCCGCACCGATGAGCTGGACGCCACCCATACTCCGGTGTTCCACCAGTGCGAAGCCCTCGCCGTCGACAAGCACCTGACCATGGCCGACCTGAAGGGCGTGCTGGACAAGCTCGCCGTCGCCATGTTCGGCCCTGAAGCCAAGACGCGCCTGCGCCCGAGCTACTTCCCGTTCACTGAGCCGAGCGCCGAACTCGACCTGTGGTTCCCCGACAAGAAGGGCGGCCCCGGCTGGCTCGAGTGGGGCGGCTGCGGCATGGTGAACCCGAACGTGTTGAAGTCCGCCGGCATCGACCCGGACGTCTACACCGGTTTCGCCTTCGGCGTCGGCATGGAGCGCACGCTCCTGCTGCGCAGCGACATCAACGACATGCACGACCTGGTCGAAGGTGACGTGCGTTTCGCCGAACAGTTTGTGATGGGGGAGTGA